A single Leptidea sinapis chromosome 2, ilLepSina1.1, whole genome shotgun sequence DNA region contains:
- the LOC126973531 gene encoding PBAN-type neuropeptides-like, with translation MRGFRMPDDESIDKGAHSDRGGVWFGPRLGKRSSHQQNENSRPALFKLLEAADAVNFYYNQLPYDMQAEAQGFLVDKRVIFTPKLGRAVEEGRGYDNVEYTPRLGRRKLPQDLPPLSEDDVYNYDQAANSKASYFSPRLGRNYNFSPRLGRELNYELYPRAPRFTRSVNATKLR, from the exons ATGCGTGGTtttagaatgccagac gATGAAAGCATAGATAAAGGTGCCCACAGCGATCGCGGAGGTGTTTGGTTCGGGCCCCGTCTAGGCAAGAGGTCATCCCATCAACAAAATGAAAACAG ccGGCCTGCACTATTCAAGCTTTTAGAGGCAGCGGATGCTGTGAACTTTTACTATAACCAACTGCCGTATGATATGCAGGCGGAGGCACAGG GCTTTTTAGTAGATAAACGAGTAATCTTCACGCCAAAACTTGGCCGTGCTGTCGAAGAAGGCAGGGGTTACGACAACGTGGAGTATACACCTCGCTTGGGACGACGTAAGCTGCCGCAAGATCTGCCCCCACTTTCCGAAGACGATGT TTACAATTACGACCAGGCTGCCAACTCAAAAGCAAGCTATTTCTCCCCCAGATTGGGGAGAAACTATAATTTTTCACCTCGACTTGGACGGGAACTAAACTATG AATTATACCCAAGAGCTCCACGGTTCACGCGAAGTGTTAACGCAACAAAATTGAGATAA